One window of the Fusobacterium animalis 7_1 genome contains the following:
- the lpxB gene encoding lipid-A-disaccharide synthase, translating to MKFFVSTGEASGDLHLSYLVKSVKARYKDVDFVGVAGEKSQKEGVEILQDINELAIMGFTEVLKKYKFLKQKAYEYLQYIKDNQIKNVILVDYGGFNVKFLELLKNEIKDIKVFYYIPPKVWIWGEKRVEKLRLADYIMVIFPWEVDFYKKHNINVVYYGNPFTDFYKKVERTENKILLLPGSRRQEIKAMLPVFEEIINDLKDDKFILKLNSSQDLKYIENFKKYNNIEIIIDKKLKDIVSDCKLSVATSGTITLELALLGLPSIVVYKTTFINYLIGKYILKIGYISLPNLVLNDEIFPELIQKDCEAKNIEKYMKKILENLPEIEEKIENMRKKVEGKAVVESYADFLVKEGK from the coding sequence ATGAAATTTTTTGTTTCAACAGGAGAGGCTTCTGGAGATTTACACCTGTCTTATTTAGTAAAAAGTGTAAAGGCAAGATATAAAGATGTTGATTTTGTTGGAGTAGCAGGAGAAAAATCTCAAAAAGAGGGAGTAGAAATACTCCAAGATATAAATGAACTTGCTATTATGGGTTTCACGGAAGTTTTAAAAAAATATAAATTTTTAAAACAAAAAGCCTATGAGTATTTACAATATATTAAAGATAATCAAATAAAAAATGTAATTTTAGTTGATTATGGAGGATTTAATGTAAAGTTTTTGGAGCTTTTAAAAAATGAAATTAAAGATATAAAAGTTTTTTACTATATCCCTCCAAAAGTTTGGATATGGGGAGAAAAAAGAGTAGAAAAACTAAGACTTGCTGATTATATAATGGTTATCTTCCCTTGGGAAGTAGATTTCTATAAGAAGCATAATATAAATGTTGTATATTATGGAAATCCTTTTACAGATTTCTATAAAAAAGTTGAAAGAACTGAAAATAAAATTTTATTACTTCCAGGAAGTAGAAGGCAAGAAATAAAAGCTATGTTACCTGTTTTTGAAGAAATTATAAATGATTTAAAAGATGATAAATTTATTTTAAAATTAAATTCAAGTCAAGATTTAAAATATATAGAAAATTTTAAAAAATATAATAATATTGAAATTATTATTGATAAAAAATTAAAAGATATAGTTTCAGATTGTAAACTCTCAGTTGCAACTTCTGGAACAATTACACTTGAATTAGCACTTTTAGGTTTGCCTAGTATAGTTGTATATAAAACAACTTTCATAAATTATTTGATAGGAAAATATATTTTAAAGATAGGTTATATATCTTTGCCAAATTTAGTTTTAAATGATGAAATTTTTCCAGAACTTATTCAAAAAGATTGTGAAGCTAAAAATATTGAAAAGTATATGAAAAAGATTTTGGAAAATTTACCAGAAATAGAAGAAAAAATTGAAAATATGAGAAAAAAAGTTGAAGGAAAAGCTGTTGTAGAAAGCTATGCAGATTTTCTTGTTAAGGAAGGGAAATGA
- a CDS encoding ABC transporter ATP-binding protein — MKILNFKNKSLNIFLGYSYRYKWHMIAVIILSIIASAMSAVPAWLSKKFVDDVLIGQNKEMFMWIIGGIFIATVIKVISSYYSEISSNFVTETIKREIKIDIFSHLEKLPISYFKRNKLGDTLSKLTNDTTSLGRIGFIIFDMFKEFLTVLILTARMFQVDYILALVSLVLLPLIIRVVRKFTKKIRKYGRERQDTTGRVTAFTQETLSGIFVIKAFNNTNFVINKYKDLTKEEFEQAYKTTKVKAKVSPINEVITTFMVLLVVLYGGYQILVAKRITSGDLISFVTALGLMHQPLKRLISKNNDLQDSLPSADRVVEIFDEKVETDVFGEAVEFNEKIQDIKFENVNYKYDDSNEYVLKNINLDVKAGEIVAFVGKSGSGKTTLVNLLARFFNTDEGKITVNGVNIKNIHLDIYRNKFAIVPQETFLFGGTIKENISFGKNVSDEEIISAAKMANAYNFIQEDLPNKFETEVGERGALLSGGQKQRIAIARALIKNPEIMILDEATSALDSESEKLVQEALDSLMEGRTTFVIAHRLSTIVRADKIVVMENGEIKEMGTHSELIAMNGIYKNLYDIQFNENM, encoded by the coding sequence ATGAAAATATTAAATTTTAAAAATAAGTCTCTAAATATTTTCTTAGGTTATAGTTATAGATATAAATGGCATATGATAGCCGTTATTATCTTGTCAATTATTGCATCAGCAATGAGTGCTGTGCCTGCTTGGTTAAGTAAAAAATTTGTTGATGATGTATTGATAGGTCAGAATAAAGAAATGTTTATGTGGATAATAGGTGGAATTTTTATAGCCACTGTTATTAAAGTTATTTCATCATATTATTCAGAAATATCTTCAAATTTTGTAACTGAGACTATAAAAAGGGAGATAAAAATAGATATATTTTCTCATTTAGAGAAATTACCAATAAGTTATTTTAAAAGGAATAAATTGGGAGATACTCTCTCAAAACTGACTAATGATACAACATCATTAGGAAGAATAGGTTTTATCATTTTTGATATGTTTAAAGAATTTTTAACAGTTTTAATTCTTACTGCAAGAATGTTTCAGGTTGATTATATTTTAGCCTTAGTATCACTTGTACTTTTGCCTTTGATTATAAGGGTTGTTAGAAAATTTACTAAGAAAATTAGAAAATATGGTAGGGAAAGACAGGACACCACAGGAAGAGTAACTGCTTTTACTCAGGAAACACTTTCAGGAATTTTTGTTATTAAAGCATTTAATAATACCAATTTTGTAATTAATAAATATAAGGATTTAACTAAGGAAGAGTTTGAACAAGCATATAAAACTACAAAAGTGAAAGCAAAAGTTTCACCAATAAATGAAGTTATAACAACATTTATGGTACTTTTAGTTGTTTTATATGGAGGATATCAAATATTAGTTGCTAAAAGAATTACATCGGGGGATTTGATCTCCTTTGTAACTGCATTAGGTCTAATGCATCAACCACTAAAAAGATTGATAAGTAAAAATAATGATTTACAAGATTCTTTACCATCAGCGGATAGAGTTGTTGAAATTTTTGATGAAAAGGTTGAAACTGATGTTTTTGGTGAAGCAGTAGAGTTTAATGAAAAAATTCAAGATATAAAATTTGAAAATGTAAACTATAAATATGATGATTCAAATGAATATGTGTTAAAAAATATAAATTTAGATGTTAAAGCAGGAGAAATTGTAGCTTTTGTTGGAAAGAGTGGAAGTGGAAAAACTACACTTGTAAATCTATTAGCAAGATTTTTTAATACCGATGAAGGAAAAATAACAGTAAATGGAGTAAATATTAAAAACATTCATTTAGATATTTATAGAAATAAATTTGCAATAGTGCCACAAGAAACTTTTCTATTTGGTGGAACTATAAAAGAAAATATAAGTTTTGGTAAAAATGTTAGTGATGAAGAAATTATTTCAGCTGCTAAAATGGCTAATGCTTATAATTTTATACAAGAAGATTTACCTAATAAATTTGAAACAGAAGTTGGAGAAAGAGGAGCATTATTATCTGGTGGGCAAAAACAAAGAATAGCAATAGCAAGAGCCTTGATTAAAAACCCAGAGATTATGATTTTAGATGAAGCAACTTCTGCACTTGATAGTGAATCAGAAAAACTTGTTCAAGAAGCACTTGATAGCTTGATGGAAGGAAGAACTACCTTTGTTATAGCACATAGATTGTCCACAATAGTTAGAGCAGATAAAATAGTTGTTATGGAAAATGGAGAAATAAAAGAAATGGGAACTCATTCTGAGCTTATAGCTATGAATGGAATTTACAAAAATCTTTATGATATTCAATTTAATGAAAATATGTAG
- a CDS encoding toxin-antitoxin system YwqK family antitoxin: protein MKNKVFIIAFSLLLSMSVFSNPMEVRKKDLKVIEKIYYLKDSEVPFTGKVSEGRDRLYYLNGRQDGKWISFYKNGNIKSIVNWKDGKLNGKYVIYESNGRKSTETIYKDGKENGYYYLYNPNGTYRTKGAYSMGKPIGEWEYYDKDGKLTNKVIAQ from the coding sequence TTGAAAAATAAAGTATTTATAATTGCTTTTTCTTTACTTCTTTCTATGTCTGTTTTTTCAAATCCAATGGAAGTTAGAAAAAAAGATTTAAAAGTTATTGAAAAAATATATTATCTTAAAGATTCAGAAGTACCTTTTACTGGTAAAGTTAGTGAAGGGAGAGATAGACTTTACTATTTAAATGGTAGACAAGATGGTAAATGGATATCTTTCTATAAAAATGGAAATATCAAATCTATTGTGAATTGGAAAGATGGTAAATTAAATGGAAAATATGTTATCTATGAAAGCAATGGAAGAAAATCTACTGAAACTATTTATAAAGATGGTAAAGAAAATGGTTACTACTATCTATATAATCCTAATGGAACTTATCGTACAAAAGGTGCATATTCAATGGGAAAACCTATTGGAGAATGGGAATATTATGATAAAGATGGTAAATTAACAAATAAAGTTATAGCTCAGTAA
- a CDS encoding 2-hydroxyacyl-CoA dehydratase produces MNKNCKVLIPMMMDIHFDLIAGVLKNEGYDVEVLKTDHKGIIEEGLKSVHNDMCYPALLVIGQFIDALKSGKYDTNNVALLLTQTGGGCRASNYIHLLRRALEINNFHQVKVWSLNFEGLDKKNEFSLSFSGYFNLFYSILYGDLLMSIYHQSVAYEKNSGDSKKTLTYWKDKLISEIGKKIFKKLKDNYKKIIESFSAIPKNFDKKKIRVGIVGEIYMKYSPLGNNHLTDYLEKEGAEAVNTGLLDFLLFNLYDTIFDRKIYGRVGIKYFFIKYLVKYIEKKQKEMIEVMKQYKSFIAPSPFSHVLKMTKGYLGHGVKMGEGWLLTAEMLEFIQMGIKNIVCAQPFGCLPNHIIAKGMIRKIKDNHPEANIVAVDYDPGASSVNQENRIRLMLENARMMANQG; encoded by the coding sequence ATGAATAAAAATTGTAAGGTGCTTATTCCTATGATGATGGATATTCATTTTGATTTGATAGCAGGAGTATTAAAAAATGAAGGATACGATGTAGAAGTTTTAAAAACAGATCATAAAGGAATTATTGAAGAAGGTTTAAAAAGTGTTCATAATGATATGTGCTACCCAGCACTTCTTGTGATTGGACAATTTATTGATGCTTTAAAAAGTGGAAAATATGATACTAATAATGTAGCTTTATTACTTACACAAACAGGAGGAGGGTGTAGAGCTTCTAACTATATTCATTTACTTCGTAGAGCATTGGAAATAAATAATTTTCATCAAGTAAAAGTATGGTCTTTAAACTTTGAAGGATTGGATAAGAAAAATGAATTTTCCCTTTCATTTTCTGGTTATTTTAATCTTTTTTATAGTATTTTGTATGGAGACCTTTTGATGTCTATCTATCATCAATCAGTAGCGTATGAAAAAAACTCAGGTGATAGTAAAAAAACATTAACTTATTGGAAAGATAAATTAATTTCAGAAATTGGAAAGAAAATTTTCAAAAAATTAAAAGATAATTATAAAAAAATTATAGAAAGTTTTTCAGCAATTCCAAAAAATTTTGATAAGAAAAAAATTAGAGTAGGAATTGTAGGAGAAATCTATATGAAATATTCTCCTTTGGGAAATAATCATTTAACAGATTATTTAGAAAAAGAAGGAGCTGAGGCAGTTAATACTGGACTTCTTGATTTTTTATTATTTAATTTATATGATACTATTTTTGATAGAAAAATTTATGGTAGAGTAGGCATTAAGTATTTCTTTATAAAATACTTAGTAAAATATATAGAAAAAAAGCAAAAAGAAATGATAGAGGTTATGAAACAATACAAGTCTTTTATTGCTCCCTCTCCATTTAGCCATGTGTTAAAAATGACAAAAGGATATTTAGGACATGGTGTAAAAATGGGAGAAGGATGGTTGTTAACAGCAGAAATGTTAGAATTTATCCAAATGGGGATAAAAAATATTGTTTGTGCTCAACCATTTGGCTGTCTGCCAAATCACATAATTGCAAAGGGAATGATTAGAAAGATTAAAGATAATCACCCAGAAGCAAATATTGTTGCAGTAGATTATGATCCTGGAGCAAGTTCTGTCAATCAAGAAAATAGAATTCGTTTAATGTTAGAAAATGCAAGAATGATGGCGAATCAAGGTTAA
- a CDS encoding acyl-CoA dehydratase activase encodes MHYKIGIDVGSTTLKTVILNEKNEIIEKSYQRHFSKVREMTLNHFKSLKELLQGKKFKLAITGSAGLGISKDYGIPFVQEVFSTAGAVKKCYPQTDIVIELGGEDAKILFLQGSIEERMNGTCAGGTGAFIDQMASLLDMDVSELDKISFAHERIYPIASRCGVFAKTDVQPLLNQGAKKADIAASIYQAVVEQTITGLAQGRAIKGTVLFLGGPLYFLKGLQERFVEVLKLSKEKAIFPELAPYFVALGSAYFADTTKEEFEYDEVVQLLSQKKERKVENLQKPLFSSEKEYEIFLKRHQKINVPTRDITTYSGKAYLGLDSGSTTIKVVLLDEEANILYRYYSSSKGNPVSLFLEQLKKIRKLCGERIEIVSSAVTGYGEELMQTAFGVDIGIVETIAHYTAAKHFNPDVDFIIDIGGQDIKCFHIKDGAIDSIVLNEACSSGCGSFLETFAKSLGYSVQDFAKKAIFSKSPAELGSRCTVFMNSSVKQAQKDGAEIEDISAGLARSVIKNAIFKVIRARDVDDLGKNIVVQGGTFLNDAVLRSFEQEIGREVLRPEISELMGAYGAALYGKKIQKEKSKLLNLTELENFQHISSSGMCKLCTNHCQLTINTFTNEKKFITGNKCERGAGKKLQSDLPNMVAYKNQLFNSIPLKGGGRARIGLPRALNIYEMLPFWAELFCSLGCDIVLSKVSSRNIYMKGQNTIPSDTVCYPAKLVHGHIIDLLEKDLDAIFYPCMSYTFDEGISDNCYNCPIVAYYPELIQANIPNIEKTHFLYPHLGIENHKLLAERMYEEFKNIIPKLSKKEMEKAVENAFKSYYEYREAVRQEGSRVLKFAEENNYPVIILASRPYHIDPEINHGLDKLLNSLQFIVVTEDALYPVEGKLTIKILNQWGFHARMYNAAKYVSQHKNMELVHLVSFGCGIDAITTDEIQDILRSNNKLYTQLKIDEVSNLGAAKIRLRSLQATMKEREM; translated from the coding sequence TTGCATTATAAAATTGGAATTGATGTTGGCTCAACAACATTAAAAACTGTTATCTTAAATGAAAAAAATGAAATTATTGAAAAAAGTTATCAAAGGCATTTTTCAAAAGTAAGAGAGATGACTTTAAATCATTTTAAAAGTTTAAAAGAATTATTGCAAGGAAAAAAATTTAAATTAGCTATTACAGGTTCAGCAGGACTTGGAATTTCCAAAGATTATGGAATCCCATTTGTACAGGAAGTTTTTTCAACAGCTGGGGCAGTAAAAAAATGTTATCCTCAAACTGATATTGTTATTGAGTTAGGAGGAGAAGATGCAAAAATTTTATTTTTACAAGGAAGTATAGAAGAAAGAATGAATGGAACTTGTGCAGGAGGAACAGGAGCATTTATTGATCAAATGGCGAGTCTTTTAGATATGGATGTTTCAGAATTGGATAAAATTAGTTTTGCTCATGAAAGAATTTATCCTATTGCATCTCGTTGTGGAGTTTTTGCAAAAACAGATGTGCAACCTCTTCTAAACCAAGGGGCTAAAAAAGCAGATATTGCAGCCAGTATTTATCAAGCAGTTGTGGAACAAACAATAACAGGTCTTGCACAGGGAAGAGCTATTAAAGGAACTGTTCTCTTCTTAGGAGGGCCTCTTTATTTTTTAAAAGGCTTACAAGAAAGGTTTGTTGAAGTACTAAAACTTTCAAAAGAAAAAGCAATTTTTCCAGAACTAGCTCCTTATTTTGTAGCATTGGGAAGTGCATATTTTGCAGATACCACAAAAGAAGAATTTGAATATGATGAAGTGGTTCAATTATTATCTCAAAAGAAAGAAAGAAAAGTTGAAAATTTACAAAAACCTTTATTTTCTTCTGAAAAAGAATATGAAATTTTTTTGAAGAGACATCAAAAAATAAATGTTCCTACTAGAGATATTACTACATATTCAGGAAAGGCTTATTTAGGATTAGATTCTGGTTCTACAACTATAAAAGTAGTTCTTTTAGATGAAGAAGCAAATATTTTGTACCGTTACTATTCTTCTTCTAAAGGAAATCCTGTTTCTTTATTCTTAGAGCAGTTAAAGAAAATTAGAAAACTTTGTGGTGAAAGAATTGAAATTGTGTCCAGTGCAGTAACAGGCTATGGTGAAGAATTAATGCAGACAGCTTTTGGAGTGGATATTGGGATTGTAGAAACAATAGCTCACTATACAGCAGCAAAGCATTTTAATCCAGATGTAGATTTTATTATTGATATTGGAGGACAGGATATTAAATGTTTTCATATTAAAGATGGAGCTATTGATTCTATTGTTTTAAATGAAGCTTGCTCCTCTGGTTGTGGCTCTTTTTTAGAAACATTTGCTAAATCCTTAGGATATAGTGTACAAGATTTTGCAAAAAAAGCTATTTTTTCAAAATCCCCTGCTGAATTAGGTTCTCGTTGTACTGTATTTATGAATTCTTCTGTCAAGCAAGCTCAAAAAGATGGGGCTGAAATAGAAGATATTTCAGCAGGTCTTGCCAGAAGTGTTATTAAAAATGCAATTTTTAAAGTAATTCGTGCTCGTGATGTAGATGATTTAGGAAAAAATATTGTAGTACAAGGAGGAACTTTCTTAAATGATGCTGTGCTACGCTCTTTTGAACAAGAGATTGGAAGAGAAGTATTACGTCCTGAGATTTCTGAATTAATGGGAGCTTATGGGGCTGCTTTATACGGAAAAAAAATTCAAAAAGAAAAATCAAAATTATTAAATTTAACTGAATTAGAAAATTTTCAACATATTTCTTCATCAGGAATGTGTAAGTTGTGTACTAATCATTGTCAATTGACAATCAATACTTTTACGAATGAGAAAAAATTTATTACTGGAAATAAATGTGAACGAGGTGCTGGAAAAAAATTACAAAGTGATTTACCAAATATGGTTGCTTATAAAAATCAACTTTTTAATTCCATTCCATTAAAAGGAGGTGGAAGAGCAAGAATTGGATTACCAAGAGCTTTAAACATTTATGAAATGCTACCTTTCTGGGCAGAGTTATTTTGCTCTTTGGGTTGTGACATTGTTCTTTCAAAAGTGTCAAGTCGTAATATTTATATGAAGGGACAAAATACTATTCCATCAGATACTGTTTGTTATCCAGCAAAATTAGTACATGGACATATTATTGATTTATTAGAAAAAGATTTAGATGCAATTTTCTATCCTTGTATGAGCTATACTTTTGATGAAGGAATTTCAGATAATTGTTATAACTGTCCAATAGTTGCATACTATCCTGAATTAATACAAGCTAATATCCCTAATATAGAAAAGACACATTTTTTATATCCACATTTAGGAATTGAAAATCATAAATTACTTGCAGAAAGAATGTATGAAGAATTTAAAAATATCATTCCAAAATTAAGTAAAAAAGAAATGGAAAAAGCAGTAGAAAATGCTTTTAAGTCATATTATGAATATAGAGAAGCTGTACGACAAGAAGGAAGTAGGGTACTAAAATTTGCAGAGGAAAATAATTATCCAGTGATTATATTGGCATCAAGACCTTATCATATTGATCCAGAAATTAATCATGGGTTGGACAAACTTTTAAATTCTTTACAATTTATAGTTGTAACAGAAGATGCTTTATACCCTGTTGAAGGAAAATTAACTATAAAAATATTAAATCAATGGGGATTTCATGCAAGAATGTATAATGCAGCAAAGTATGTGAGTCAACATAAAAATATGGAATTGGTACATTTGGTTAGTTTTGGTTGTGGAATAGATGCTATTACCACAGATGAAATTCAAGATATTTTGCGTTCTAATAACAAATTATATACACAATTAAAAATTGATGAAGTAAGTAATTTGGGAGCAGCAAAAATAAGATTACGTAGTTTACAAGCTACTATGAAAGAAAGAGAGATGTAG
- a CDS encoding pyridoxamine 5'-phosphate oxidase family protein gives MAKLTDAIKDLILNPVKEGAWTAQLGWIATVREDGAPNIGPKRSCRIYDDATLIWNENTAGEIMKDIERGSKVAIAFANWDKLDGYRFVGTAEVHKEGKYYDEAVEWAKGKMGAPKAAIVFHIEEVYTLKSGPNAGKRID, from the coding sequence ATGGCTAAATTAACAGATGCTATAAAAGATTTAATATTAAACCCAGTTAAAGAAGGAGCTTGGACAGCACAATTAGGTTGGATTGCAACAGTAAGAGAAGATGGAGCACCAAACATTGGACCAAAAAGATCTTGTCGTATATATGATGATGCAACTTTAATATGGAATGAAAATACAGCTGGTGAAATTATGAAAGATATTGAAAGAGGTTCAAAAGTTGCAATAGCTTTTGCTAACTGGGATAAATTAGATGGATATCGTTTTGTAGGAACAGCAGAAGTTCATAAAGAAGGAAAATATTATGATGAAGCTGTTGAATGGGCAAAAGGAAAAATGGGAGCACCAAAAGCAGCAATAGTATTTCATATTGAAGAAGTTTATACTCTAAAATCAGGACCTAATGCTGGAAAAAGAATAGATTAG
- a CDS encoding PhnE/PtxC family ABC transporter permease — protein MKMTLEKFIKLHKIKTLLKILIILIVLLLFFFTLNLDFQDYIDGFGRLKGLVVGMMRIDTEDKKIVLFKMFETIITAFASSFIGVMLAVLCSPFLATNISNKYLARFLTLFFSIFRTVPALVMAAILVSLIGIGSFTGFISLLIITFFSATKLLKEYLEEINQAKIQSFRTFGFSKFTFLRSCIYPFSKPYIVSLFFLTLESSIRGASVLGMVGAGGIGEELWKDLSFLRYDKVSFIILILLIFIFLTDSLSWFFRKKDSLIKITTYQGYKRSKIISKIITCLILILLFYSLNILYEDTNKISIPVFFERLLTFLKKLTYLDFSYTPKVLLALWQSFLVAFFATLFAAPTAIVISYFASSVTSNKKIAFLVKIFINFVRTFPPVIVAILFFSGFGPGLISGFFALYLYTTGVITKVYVDVLESVEVDYGLYGKSLGLKNFYTYLKLWLPSTYTNFVSIFLYRFESNMKNSSVLGMVGAGGIGQLLMNHIAFRNWEKVWVLLIFLIITIILIENLSAYIRNKVNN, from the coding sequence ATGAAGATGACATTAGAAAAGTTTATCAAACTTCATAAAATAAAAACTCTTTTAAAAATTTTAATCATTTTAATTGTTTTATTATTATTCTTTTTTACTTTAAATTTAGATTTTCAAGATTATATAGATGGCTTTGGTAGACTAAAAGGTTTAGTTGTTGGTATGATGAGAATAGACACAGAGGATAAAAAAATAGTTCTGTTCAAAATGTTTGAAACTATTATTACTGCTTTTGCCTCATCATTTATTGGAGTTATGTTAGCAGTTTTATGTTCTCCATTTCTAGCAACTAATATATCAAATAAATATCTTGCTAGATTTTTAACTCTATTTTTTTCAATATTTAGAACTGTACCTGCCTTAGTAATGGCAGCAATACTTGTTAGCTTAATTGGGATAGGAAGTTTTACAGGTTTTATTAGTTTGCTTATTATCACATTTTTTTCTGCTACTAAACTTCTAAAAGAATATTTAGAAGAAATTAATCAGGCTAAAATACAATCTTTTAGAACTTTTGGTTTTTCAAAATTTACTTTTTTAAGATCTTGTATCTATCCATTTTCAAAACCTTATATAGTTTCACTTTTTTTCTTGACTTTGGAATCAAGTATAAGAGGAGCAAGTGTTTTAGGAATGGTTGGAGCTGGTGGTATAGGAGAAGAACTTTGGAAAGATTTAAGTTTTTTAAGATATGATAAAGTTTCATTTATAATTTTAATTTTATTAATCTTTATATTTTTAACAGATAGTTTAAGTTGGTTTTTTAGAAAAAAAGATAGTCTTATAAAAATTACGACTTATCAAGGATATAAAAGAAGTAAAATTATTTCAAAAATTATTACTTGTTTGATATTAATTTTATTATTTTATTCATTAAATATTTTATATGAAGATACAAATAAAATATCTATTCCTGTATTTTTTGAAAGATTATTAACATTTTTAAAAAAATTAACTTATTTAGATTTCTCATATACTCCAAAAGTTTTATTAGCATTGTGGCAAAGTTTTTTAGTTGCATTCTTTGCAACATTATTTGCAGCACCTACTGCAATAGTTATCAGTTATTTTGCTAGTTCTGTAACATCTAATAAAAAGATAGCTTTTCTTGTAAAAATTTTTATAAACTTTGTAAGAACTTTTCCACCTGTAATAGTTGCAATACTATTTTTTAGTGGTTTTGGACCGGGGCTTATAAGTGGATTCTTTGCATTGTATTTATATACAACTGGTGTTATAACAAAAGTTTATGTAGATGTCCTAGAAAGTGTTGAAGTTGATTATGGTTTATATGGGAAAAGTTTAGGTTTAAAAAATTTCTATACTTATTTAAAACTTTGGTTACCATCCACTTATACAAATTTTGTTTCAATATTTTTATATAGATTTGAATCTAATATGAAAAATTCAAGTGTCTTAGGTATGGTTGGAGCTGGTGGTATAGGGCAATTACTTATGAACCATATAGCTTTCAGAAACTGGGAAAAAGTTTGGGTACTTTTAATATTTTTAATAATTACTATAATTTTAATAGAAAATCTTTCTGCATATATTAGAAATAAAGTTAATAATTAG
- the phnC gene encoding phosphonate ABC transporter ATP-binding protein produces METIIEVKNLIKNYGDKEILKNISFNINKGEIISIIGESGAGKSTLMRCLNGLEGVNSGSINFYNTDITKLKEKEKNSIKKQMAYVFQDLNIIDNMYVIENVLIPFLNRKNFIQVLFNQFSKQEYERALYCLEKVGISKLAYTKAKYLSGGEKQRVAIARSLAPNVDLILADEPISSLDEKNSTQIMEIFKRINTKKSKTIILNLHNVEIAKKFSDKILALKNGEIFFYKKSTEVNEDDIRKVYQTS; encoded by the coding sequence TTGGAAACGATTATAGAAGTAAAAAATCTAATTAAAAATTATGGAGATAAAGAAATTTTGAAAAATATCTCTTTTAATATAAATAAAGGGGAAATTATATCTATAATAGGCGAAAGTGGTGCAGGAAAATCTACATTGATGAGATGTTTAAATGGACTTGAAGGTGTCAACTCTGGGAGTATAAATTTCTATAATACTGATATAACAAAATTGAAAGAAAAAGAAAAGAATTCTATAAAAAAACAGATGGCTTATGTATTTCAAGATTTGAATATAATAGACAATATGTATGTTATAGAAAATGTTCTAATTCCATTTTTAAATAGAAAAAATTTTATACAAGTTCTTTTTAATCAATTTAGTAAACAAGAATATGAAAGAGCTCTATATTGTTTAGAAAAAGTTGGAATATCTAAGTTGGCTTATACTAAGGCTAAATATCTATCTGGTGGGGAAAAACAAAGAGTTGCAATAGCTCGTTCTCTTGCACCCAATGTTGATTTAATACTTGCAGATGAACCAATAAGTAGTTTAGATGAAAAAAATTCTACTCAAATTATGGAAATATTTAAAAGAATAAATACTAAAAAGAGTAAAACAATTATATTAAATTTACACAATGTTGAAATTGCTAAAAAGTTTTCAGATAAGATTTTAGCTTTAAAAAATGGAGAAATTTTCTTCTATAAAAAAAGTACAGAGGTAAATGAAGATGACATTAGAAAAGTTTATCAAACTTCATAA